In Janthinobacterium sp. 67, a genomic segment contains:
- a CDS encoding bifunctional 2',3'-cyclic-nucleotide 2'-phosphodiesterase/3'-nucleotidase yields MKTNWVMLAALASAGLVGCNGSSNTAPAIPEGTTVTVALLETTDIHSNVLSYNYYALAEDTSLGLERTSTLIQAARAENPNNVLLDDGDVIQGTLLADLQAVAVPVPCSGTLAVHKAMNALKYDAGGMGNHEFNYGLPYLSQITNTDFGIPGVAKPTGTCGAPAFPSVLSNVVGVSSGKPIFQPYTLLPRDFAATAPDGSKLTVKINVGVLSFVPPQILEWDQKVLAGKVSVTGVQEAAKQYVPELRNKGADLVVALSHGGLDTSAYSPKMENGSYHLTSTGIDALMIGHSHLIFPKGKEVGAAALDASFAAFPASAKIDAVNGFVNGVPTVMAQSWGRRLGIIKLTMVYQGGKWVVQPAKTTVESRGFKYTDGTTLVKADPAIAPLVATEHAATIAYAKQPLGISTDFEMSAYFALVGDVSAIQLVNQAQLDYVKNFIATSTDATLSSYKNIPVISCSAPFKAGRNGPSDFTDVAAGATPAAPVGLQVRNPGDLYLYSNNNLQAVKIKGSDLKAWLETSAKQFNQIDPSATAEQDLVPSYGTIYNYDVFYAENNALTYQIDVTKKPGSRIVNLTYKGAPVADGDDFIVATNDYRAGGGGAVPGIDGSKTIIKSPDANQAVVSNYLASLSNKGGKVTLAANGSARSWSFVKTATAGPVILRSAPGHLALAQGSGIANVAAEGGLDASGFAKYRIDLSK; encoded by the coding sequence ATGAAAACAAATTGGGTCATGCTGGCGGCGCTGGCAAGTGCGGGTCTCGTCGGTTGTAACGGCAGTTCAAACACGGCGCCGGCCATTCCCGAGGGCACGACGGTCACTGTGGCATTGCTGGAAACCACAGACATCCACTCGAACGTCTTGAGCTATAACTACTATGCGCTGGCCGAAGACACGAGCCTGGGCCTGGAGCGCACGTCGACCCTGATCCAGGCGGCGCGCGCGGAAAACCCGAACAACGTCTTGCTCGACGATGGCGACGTCATCCAGGGCACCTTGCTGGCCGACCTGCAGGCCGTGGCCGTGCCCGTACCGTGCTCCGGCACCCTGGCCGTGCACAAGGCCATGAACGCGCTGAAATACGATGCGGGGGGCATGGGCAACCATGAATTCAACTACGGCTTGCCTTACCTGAGCCAGATCACCAACACGGATTTCGGCATACCCGGCGTGGCCAAGCCGACGGGTACGTGCGGCGCGCCCGCCTTCCCTTCCGTGCTGAGCAACGTCGTCGGCGTGTCCAGCGGCAAGCCGATTTTCCAGCCCTACACGCTGCTGCCCCGTGATTTCGCCGCCACGGCGCCCGATGGCAGCAAGCTGACCGTGAAAATCAATGTGGGCGTGCTGAGCTTTGTGCCGCCGCAAATCCTCGAATGGGATCAAAAAGTACTCGCTGGCAAGGTCAGCGTGACGGGCGTGCAGGAAGCGGCGAAACAGTACGTGCCGGAATTGCGCAACAAGGGCGCCGACCTCGTCGTGGCCCTGTCGCATGGCGGCCTGGACACGAGCGCCTACAGCCCGAAGATGGAAAACGGCAGCTATCACCTGACCAGCACGGGCATCGACGCCCTGATGATCGGCCATTCCCATTTGATCTTCCCGAAAGGCAAGGAAGTCGGCGCGGCCGCGCTCGATGCCTCGTTTGCCGCCTTCCCCGCCAGCGCCAAGATCGACGCCGTCAACGGCTTCGTGAACGGCGTGCCGACCGTCATGGCGCAAAGCTGGGGTCGCCGCCTGGGCATCATCAAGCTGACGATGGTGTATCAGGGCGGCAAGTGGGTGGTGCAGCCGGCCAAGACGACGGTGGAATCGCGCGGCTTCAAGTATACGGATGGCACGACCCTCGTGAAAGCCGACCCGGCCATCGCGCCGCTCGTGGCTACCGAGCACGCGGCCACCATTGCCTACGCCAAGCAGCCGCTGGGCATCAGCACGGATTTCGAGATGTCGGCCTATTTTGCGCTCGTCGGCGACGTGAGCGCCATCCAGCTGGTGAACCAGGCGCAGCTCGACTACGTGAAGAACTTCATCGCCACCAGCACGGACGCCACCTTGTCCAGCTACAAGAATATCCCTGTCATTTCCTGCAGCGCGCCATTCAAGGCGGGCCGCAACGGGCCATCGGACTTCACGGACGTGGCGGCTGGCGCAACGCCGGCCGCACCGGTCGGCTTGCAAGTGCGCAATCCGGGCGACTTGTATTTGTACAGCAATAACAACCTGCAAGCCGTGAAGATCAAGGGATCTGACTTGAAAGCATGGCTGGAAACGTCGGCCAAGCAATTCAATCAGATCGACCCGAGCGCCACGGCCGAGCAGGACCTGGTGCCGTCGTATGGCACGATCTATAACTATGACGTGTTCTACGCGGAAAACAATGCGCTGACGTACCAGATCGACGTGACGAAAAAGCCGGGCAGCCGCATCGTCAACCTCACCTACAAGGGCGCGCCCGTGGCCGACGGCGATGACTTCATCGTCGCCACCAACGATTACCGCGCCGGCGGCGGCGGCGCCGTGCCTGGCATCGATGGCAGCAAGACCATCATCAAGTCGCCCGATGCGAACCAGGCCGTGGTCAGCAACTACCTGGCGTCGCTGAGCAACAAGGGCGGCAAGGTGACGTTGGCGGCCAATGGCAGCGCGCGTAGCTGGAGCTTCGTCAAGACGGCCACGGCAGGCCCCGTGATCCTGCGCTCGGCGCCAGGCCATTTGGCGCTGGCGCAAGGCAGCGGCATCGCCAACGTGGCGGCAGAAGGCGGCCTCGACGCCAGCGGTTTCGCCAAATACCGCATCGACCTGAGCAAATAA
- a CDS encoding TlpA family protein disulfide reductase, with translation MTRWPALLLVLACQANAAPLSFDLPRVDGEGRMKLGQFQGQPVVLNFWASDCLPCIRELSILHAHAAKQPKLRFIGIAIDTRAAAQAFLRQHRASYPQALALPALLPIFGNQIKGLPYTVILTSQHCICARRLGPVDAAWLAKAVAACA, from the coding sequence ATGACGCGCTGGCCGGCATTATTGCTGGTGCTCGCCTGCCAGGCGAACGCCGCGCCATTGTCCTTCGACCTGCCGCGCGTCGATGGCGAAGGCCGCATGAAGCTCGGCCAGTTCCAGGGCCAGCCAGTGGTGCTGAACTTCTGGGCCAGCGACTGCCTGCCCTGCATCCGGGAGTTGTCGATATTGCATGCCCACGCCGCCAAGCAGCCAAAACTCCGCTTCATCGGCATCGCCATCGACACGCGGGCGGCCGCGCAAGCGTTCCTGCGGCAGCACCGGGCCAGCTATCCCCAAGCCTTGGCTTTACCCGCCTTGCTGCCCATCTTTGGCAATCAAATCAAGGGCTTGCCATACACAGTGATTCTAACTTCTCAACATTGTATCTGCGCGCGGCGCCTGGGTCCCGTCGATGCGGCCTGGCTGGCCAAGGCCGTGGCCGCCTGCGCGTAA
- a CDS encoding DUF3299 domain-containing protein, with product MLKIMILSAGLLLAGCACAAPADEPPSFFAPLTDLPGVVSWKLLGQATTVKAKKGRMVPKYTPEISALDNTDVKVQGFMMPLEPGQKQKHFLLTVTSASCPFCLPAGPEGVVEIKSRTAVKFSYAPFIVQGKLKVLASDPMGLYYRMTDAAVVPQ from the coding sequence ATGTTGAAAATCATGATCTTGAGCGCTGGACTGCTGCTGGCCGGCTGCGCCTGCGCCGCCCCCGCCGACGAGCCGCCCTCGTTCTTCGCTCCCTTGACGGACTTGCCCGGCGTCGTGTCGTGGAAACTGCTGGGACAGGCCACCACGGTCAAGGCAAAAAAAGGCCGCATGGTGCCGAAATACACGCCGGAAATCAGTGCACTCGACAACACGGATGTGAAAGTGCAAGGCTTCATGATGCCCCTCGAACCAGGGCAAAAGCAGAAACACTTCCTGCTGACCGTCACCTCGGCCAGTTGCCCCTTTTGCCTGCCGGCCGGCCCGGAAGGCGTGGTGGAGATCAAAAGCCGCACAGCCGTGAAATTCAGCTATGCGCCGTTCATCGTGCAAGGCAAGCTGAAGGTGCTGGCCAGCGATCCCATGGGCTTGTACTACCGCATGACGGACGCGGCCGTGGTGCCACAATGA